The Sedimentisphaera salicampi genome includes a region encoding these proteins:
- a CDS encoding 30S ribosomal protein S1 — protein sequence MVDFNIYKKLGITPESIEQELSSLFTEEHKELLNGVVEEKAEALSPGTIHSGKIVEQIGSDVIVELGLKSEGVVDSSEFDDPEEIVKDTKIDVYLEEVDAEDGVILLSKRKADRIKGWQEIVNTKGEGDIVTGKVTRRIKGGLLVDIGVPVFLPASQVDIRKPGDISRFIGDDIECKILKIDTENKNIVVSRRKIIEEERQASKEKLLEQIEIGQRRKGIVKNIADFGVFVDLGGLDGLLHISDLSWGRVSHPSEVVELDQEIECVVIGVDKDNEKVSLGLKQKSESPWENAESRYPVGSKVKGTVVNIMNYGIFLRLEEGIEGLIHISEMSWTKRIVHPGDIFEIGQEVEAVVLEVNKEKQEISLSIKQLEVNPWTVAAHKYPPGTVVNAKVTSLMNYGAFATIEEGIDGLIHISDLSWTKKYNHPNEALEKGQDIQCVVLEVDEEKQRISLGVKQLTEDPWAKAIPETYLPGQVVKGKVTKITNFGVFIELENELEGLLHVSELADHKVDKPQDVVSVGDEIEVKILRVDTEARKIGLSLRRVQWAAEDAEKGKEESSEQQGESEEKQTASSAPQEQDNPNLRGGLEGGDLMIDPSLFGKKNEE from the coding sequence ATGGTAGATTTTAATATTTATAAGAAACTCGGAATCACCCCCGAGTCTATCGAGCAGGAGCTCAGTTCACTCTTCACAGAAGAACACAAGGAACTATTAAACGGGGTTGTTGAAGAAAAAGCAGAAGCACTCAGCCCCGGAACAATTCACTCAGGCAAAATCGTAGAGCAGATCGGCAGCGATGTTATAGTTGAACTAGGGCTTAAAAGCGAAGGTGTTGTTGATTCAAGCGAATTTGATGACCCTGAAGAGATCGTAAAAGACACAAAGATTGATGTATATCTTGAAGAGGTGGATGCTGAAGACGGCGTTATCCTCCTCAGCAAGCGCAAGGCAGACCGCATCAAGGGCTGGCAGGAGATCGTCAATACAAAAGGCGAAGGCGATATCGTTACCGGCAAGGTTACGCGCAGAATCAAAGGCGGACTGCTCGTGGATATCGGCGTGCCGGTGTTCCTGCCTGCATCGCAGGTTGACATCCGCAAGCCAGGAGATATCAGCAGGTTTATCGGAGACGATATAGAATGCAAGATACTCAAGATAGATACTGAAAATAAGAATATCGTAGTTTCACGCAGGAAGATTATCGAAGAAGAGCGTCAGGCGAGCAAAGAAAAGCTCCTGGAGCAAATCGAAATTGGACAGCGCCGCAAGGGCATTGTGAAGAATATCGCAGATTTCGGCGTGTTTGTAGACCTTGGCGGTCTGGACGGACTCCTGCACATCTCTGATCTGAGCTGGGGCAGGGTTTCTCATCCATCTGAGGTTGTTGAGCTCGATCAGGAAATTGAATGCGTTGTAATCGGCGTAGATAAAGATAATGAGAAAGTTTCTCTCGGCCTCAAGCAGAAATCAGAGAGCCCGTGGGAGAATGCTGAAAGCCGCTACCCTGTGGGAAGCAAGGTTAAAGGCACTGTAGTAAACATAATGAACTACGGCATATTCCTGCGTCTTGAAGAAGGCATTGAAGGGCTTATCCACATCAGCGAGATGAGCTGGACGAAACGCATAGTGCATCCGGGCGATATTTTCGAGATCGGTCAAGAAGTTGAAGCGGTTGTACTCGAGGTAAATAAAGAGAAGCAGGAAATCAGCCTGAGCATCAAACAGCTTGAGGTGAATCCGTGGACTGTGGCTGCGCATAAGTATCCTCCGGGAACTGTAGTAAATGCGAAAGTTACAAGCCTTATGAACTACGGTGCATTTGCGACGATCGAAGAAGGCATAGACGGACTTATTCACATCAGCGACCTGAGCTGGACAAAGAAATACAACCACCCGAACGAGGCCCTCGAGAAGGGGCAGGATATCCAGTGCGTTGTGCTTGAAGTTGATGAAGAGAAGCAGCGAATAAGCCTCGGCGTTAAACAGCTTACAGAAGACCCATGGGCAAAGGCTATCCCTGAAACATATCTGCCCGGTCAGGTAGTTAAGGGTAAAGTTACCAAGATAACAAACTTCGGTGTCTTCATTGAGCTTGAAAACGAGCTTGAAGGCCTGCTCCATGTTTCCGAGCTAGCCGACCACAAGGTTGACAAGCCTCAGGATGTAGTAAGCGTGGGCGATGAGATTGAGGTTAAGATCCTCAGAGTGGATACAGAAGCCCGCAAGATCGGACTGAGCCTCAGACGTGTTCAGTGGGCAGCTGAAGATGCTGAGAAGGGTAAAGAAGAATCTTCTGAGCAGCAAGGCGAATCCGAAGAAAAACAGACTGCTTCCTCTGCTCCGCAGGAACAGGACAATCCTAATCTCCGAGGCGGACTTGAAGGAGGCGATCTGATGATTGATCCCTCGCTCTTCGGCAAGAAAAACGAAGAATAA
- the fusA gene encoding elongation factor G, whose product MSDLNKLRNIGIMAHIDAGKTTVTERVLFYTGRTYKIGETHDGTAVMDYMEDEQSRGITITSAATKCSWDGYDMNLIDTPGHVDFTAEVERALRVLDGAVAVFDASEGVQAQSETVWRQGQKYNVPCLCFINKMDKIGADFEMSIKSIKEKLDANPVAMQIPIGAENNFNGVIDLMEMKAYYYTPTKVGADVEVKDIPEELKETAEQWRHNMVESIAECDEQLMEKYLMEEEISNDELKKAVREETINCRMHPVYFGSALKDKGVRKLLDGVIEYLPSPLETPAITGLNPKDEEETYRVECDPKKPLVALAFKITHDKHGDLYFVRVYQGTLKSGTRVMNSTRDKRENITRIFEMHADDRKIRDEVRAGDIFACVGLKETLTGDTLCDTNAPILLDTINFPEPVISMSIEPKNSSDRAKLGDALGSLRREDPTFQTQYDPETGQTIISGMGELHLDILKTRITRDMNVDVTVGQPKVAYKECITKNVQQQGKFVRQSGGRGQYGDVIITMEPILEEDGNVSNDITFESKIVGGAVPREFWNSVEKGCREALTSGILAGYPVVGVHIELIDGSFHSVDSSEMAFEQAGAMAVKEALSKAGPKLLEPIMKLQVVVPDSAFGPVQSNLISKRGMVTDSRLSGQMRILDAKAPLSELFGYTSELRSATQGRGSFSMEPLNYEKVPDNIAQEILSD is encoded by the coding sequence ATGTCTGACTTAAACAAACTTCGTAATATCGGCATAATGGCTCACATTGATGCTGGCAAAACGACAGTTACTGAAAGAGTACTGTTTTACACAGGACGAACCTACAAGATAGGTGAAACTCACGATGGCACAGCCGTTATGGACTACATGGAAGATGAGCAGTCCAGAGGCATCACCATCACCTCCGCTGCAACAAAATGCAGCTGGGACGGGTATGATATGAACCTGATCGATACTCCCGGCCACGTTGACTTCACCGCTGAGGTTGAACGTGCCCTGCGCGTTCTCGATGGAGCTGTGGCAGTTTTCGATGCAAGCGAGGGCGTTCAGGCGCAGAGCGAAACTGTCTGGCGTCAGGGGCAAAAATACAACGTGCCATGCCTTTGTTTTATAAACAAAATGGACAAAATCGGGGCTGACTTTGAGATGAGCATCAAGAGCATCAAAGAAAAGCTCGATGCAAATCCTGTGGCCATGCAGATCCCGATAGGAGCAGAGAACAACTTTAACGGCGTGATTGATCTTATGGAGATGAAGGCCTACTACTACACTCCAACTAAGGTTGGGGCGGATGTAGAGGTTAAAGACATCCCCGAGGAGCTGAAAGAAACTGCTGAACAGTGGCGTCATAATATGGTTGAAAGCATAGCTGAATGCGACGAACAGCTCATGGAAAAATACCTGATGGAGGAAGAAATCTCCAATGATGAGCTCAAGAAGGCAGTTCGTGAAGAGACAATAAACTGCAGGATGCATCCGGTTTATTTCGGTTCAGCCCTGAAAGACAAGGGTGTAAGGAAGCTTCTTGACGGCGTTATTGAATACCTCCCCTCCCCGCTGGAAACCCCTGCAATCACAGGATTGAACCCGAAAGACGAAGAGGAAACATACAGAGTGGAATGCGACCCCAAAAAGCCGCTGGTTGCTCTGGCATTTAAGATTACCCACGATAAGCACGGCGACCTTTACTTTGTGCGCGTTTATCAGGGCACTCTCAAGAGCGGGACGAGGGTTATGAACTCCACAAGGGACAAACGAGAAAACATCACCCGCATCTTCGAGATGCACGCTGATGACAGAAAAATTCGTGATGAAGTCAGAGCAGGCGATATATTTGCCTGCGTTGGGCTCAAAGAAACCCTTACAGGGGACACCCTCTGCGATACAAATGCACCGATCCTCCTGGACACTATAAACTTCCCCGAGCCGGTAATCAGTATGAGCATTGAGCCGAAAAACTCTTCAGACAGAGCAAAGCTCGGAGATGCTCTCGGTTCGCTGAGAAGAGAAGACCCCACCTTCCAGACTCAGTACGACCCTGAAACAGGCCAGACCATTATCAGCGGTATGGGCGAGCTGCATCTGGATATTCTGAAAACACGGATAACCCGTGATATGAACGTTGATGTAACGGTAGGTCAGCCGAAGGTTGCATATAAGGAATGCATCACAAAGAATGTTCAGCAGCAGGGTAAATTTGTTCGTCAGTCCGGCGGGAGGGGCCAGTACGGTGATGTGATAATCACTATGGAACCGATTCTCGAGGAAGACGGAAATGTGAGCAATGACATAACATTTGAAAGCAAGATTGTTGGCGGAGCTGTTCCGCGTGAATTCTGGAACAGCGTTGAGAAAGGCTGCCGCGAGGCTCTTACTTCAGGCATACTTGCCGGCTATCCTGTTGTGGGCGTACACATTGAGCTGATTGACGGCTCTTTCCACTCCGTTGACTCCTCGGAGATGGCGTTTGAGCAGGCCGGAGCGATGGCGGTGAAAGAAGCCCTCTCCAAGGCCGGACCAAAACTGCTTGAACCGATTATGAAGCTTCAGGTGGTTGTGCCGGATTCCGCTTTCGGACCGGTTCAGAGCAACCTTATCAGCAAGCGAGGAATGGTTACTGACTCAAGGCTGAGCGGACAGATGAGAATCCTCGACGCCAAGGCACCGCTTTCAGAGCTTTTCGGCTATACAAGCGAGCTGAGAAGCGCAACTCAGGGACGCGGTTCGTTCAGTATGGAACCGCTGAACTATGAGAAGGTGCCGGACAATATCGCACAGGAAATCCTCTCAGACTAA
- the purN gene encoding phosphoribosylglycinamide formyltransferase, which produces MRPTRIAILLSGSGRTMVNISEQINAGRLNAEIAAAVSSRTNCKGNKRAEKLGLTPEIIRPRDYADVDKFSGKIDDLLREREIDLAVQAGWLCYWKIPSGYENRVMNIHPALLPSFGGKGMWGHHVHEAVLKRGCKVSGCTVHFCSNEYDAGPIILQRTCPVFAYDSPETLADRVFEQERIAYPEAIELFCENRLTVQNGIVHIKASREQNA; this is translated from the coding sequence ATGAGACCAACACGAATCGCTATACTTCTCAGCGGCTCGGGCAGAACTATGGTTAATATCTCCGAGCAGATCAATGCGGGCAGGCTCAATGCCGAGATTGCTGCTGCGGTTAGCTCAAGGACAAACTGCAAGGGCAACAAGCGGGCTGAGAAGCTTGGGCTTACCCCCGAGATAATTCGGCCCAGAGATTATGCAGATGTGGATAAATTCAGCGGCAAAATAGACGATCTGCTCCGCGAACGGGAGATTGATTTGGCCGTTCAGGCCGGCTGGCTCTGCTACTGGAAGATTCCCTCAGGCTACGAGAACAGAGTAATGAACATACACCCAGCCCTTCTGCCCAGCTTCGGCGGAAAGGGAATGTGGGGCCATCACGTACACGAGGCGGTGCTGAAGAGGGGCTGCAAGGTTTCCGGCTGCACCGTACACTTCTGCAGCAACGAATACGACGCAGGCCCGATAATACTTCAGCGAACCTGCCCTGTCTTCGCTTATGATTCGCCGGAAACTCTCGCTGACAGGGTGTTTGAACAAGAGCGTATAGCTTACCCTGAAGCAATTGAGCTTTTCTGCGAAAACCGGCTCACTGTGCAAAACGGCATAGTCCATATAAAAGCTTCCCGTGAGCAAAACGCTTGA
- a CDS encoding hemolysin family protein — protein sequence MILFITYLFLAIFVSFLCSLLEAALLSVPRSHVALMLENGSRAGRRLEKMKDDVDQPLAAILTLNTFAHTLGAAGVGTQAALLWGEAWVGMVSFILTLVILVFSEIIPKTLGAVHAKELACFTVWTVHGLVLALKPLVAVCNLISKWMGGKQPVPVISREEVSSLAWLAHFKGTLEHNEAKVMRNIIALRNVTVKDVMTPRTVVTTLQENQTVSEVTETEPPRFARIPVVGESLDDVKGLLHRRDLFKARSEERGDKAVSELVRPIHAVPELANLQAVLDEFLRRSEHLFLVVDEYGGAEGIITLEDVLETLLGEEIVDETDAVEDMQALARQLLESKRKKEE from the coding sequence ATGATTCTATTTATAACTTATTTGTTTCTGGCAATATTTGTATCATTTCTTTGCTCGCTTCTTGAAGCAGCTCTTCTCAGCGTTCCTCGTTCACACGTTGCGCTGATGCTCGAGAACGGGAGCCGTGCGGGCAGGCGTCTCGAGAAGATGAAGGACGATGTTGACCAGCCTCTGGCAGCAATCCTCACGCTCAATACCTTTGCCCATACCCTCGGTGCGGCAGGTGTTGGCACTCAGGCAGCCTTGCTTTGGGGAGAGGCCTGGGTTGGAATGGTAAGCTTTATCCTAACGCTTGTAATTCTTGTGTTCTCAGAAATTATCCCCAAAACACTTGGAGCGGTGCACGCAAAAGAGCTTGCCTGTTTCACAGTTTGGACAGTTCACGGATTGGTTTTGGCCTTAAAGCCCCTTGTGGCAGTTTGCAACCTGATTTCCAAGTGGATGGGAGGCAAGCAGCCGGTTCCTGTGATAAGCCGCGAGGAGGTGAGCAGTCTTGCCTGGCTTGCCCACTTCAAAGGTACGCTCGAACACAACGAGGCGAAGGTTATGAGGAATATAATCGCCCTTCGAAACGTAACAGTGAAGGATGTTATGACACCCAGAACCGTAGTAACCACGCTTCAGGAAAACCAGACAGTTAGCGAGGTTACAGAAACCGAACCCCCGAGATTTGCCCGCATACCGGTTGTAGGTGAATCTCTGGATGATGTAAAAGGCCTGCTTCACCGCCGAGACCTGTTCAAGGCTCGTAGCGAGGAAAGGGGGGACAAAGCGGTGAGCGAGCTTGTTCGTCCGATACACGCGGTGCCTGAATTGGCGAATCTGCAAGCTGTGCTCGATGAATTCCTGAGACGCAGCGAGCATCTGTTTCTTGTGGTTGATGAATACGGCGGGGCGGAAGGCATTATTACCCTTGAGGATGTTTTGGAAACCCTTCTAGGGGAGGAAATTGTGGATGAGACAGACGCCGTAGAGGATATGCAGGCACTTGCAAGGCAGCTTCTCGAATCAAAAAGGAAAAAAGAAGAATAG
- the folD gene encoding bifunctional methylenetetrahydrofolate dehydrogenase/methenyltetrahydrofolate cyclohydrolase FolD: MTAEIISGKQLASDIRGELKQEVESLKEKGITPGLAVILVGEDPASQSYVRAKEKACAEIGIYSDDNKLPSDISEEKLLSLIEEKNNDPSIHGILVQLPLPKHIDEAKVLLAVNPDKDVDGFHPVNVGKLVVGQKAFLPCTPHGIVQMIKRAGVQLEGANVVIVGRSNIVGKPLANILMQKSELGNATVTVCHTRTKDISKHTIEADIVVAATGFPNSVTADMVKEGAVVIDVGVNRVPDDTKKKGYRLIGDVDFDAVSQKASFITPVPGGVGPMTITMLLYNTVDSSKTANNIK; encoded by the coding sequence ATGACAGCAGAAATAATAAGCGGCAAGCAGTTGGCATCTGATATACGCGGAGAATTGAAGCAGGAAGTTGAGAGCCTTAAGGAAAAAGGAATCACCCCTGGCCTCGCTGTGATTCTGGTAGGCGAAGACCCGGCATCTCAATCTTATGTACGGGCTAAAGAGAAGGCCTGCGCAGAGATTGGTATATACTCAGACGACAACAAGCTCCCCTCAGATATTTCAGAGGAAAAGCTTCTCTCACTGATAGAAGAGAAGAACAATGACCCATCTATCCATGGAATACTCGTTCAGCTTCCCTTGCCCAAACACATTGATGAGGCGAAGGTTCTGCTTGCGGTTAATCCCGATAAAGATGTTGACGGCTTCCATCCTGTAAACGTCGGCAAGCTTGTAGTGGGGCAGAAAGCCTTTCTCCCGTGTACCCCGCACGGAATCGTTCAGATGATCAAACGAGCCGGCGTTCAGCTGGAAGGGGCGAACGTTGTGATAGTTGGAAGAAGCAATATTGTTGGAAAGCCCTTGGCCAATATCCTTATGCAGAAAAGCGAGCTGGGCAATGCAACTGTAACAGTATGCCATACAAGAACAAAAGACATCTCAAAACATACAATTGAGGCAGATATCGTTGTAGCTGCTACTGGATTCCCAAATTCGGTTACAGCTGATATGGTTAAAGAAGGGGCGGTTGTGATTGATGTTGGCGTGAACCGTGTTCCCGATGATACGAAAAAGAAAGGCTACAGGCTTATCGGCGATGTAGATTTTGATGCTGTCAGCCAGAAGGCTTCCTTTATTACGCCGGTACCGGGAGGCGTGGGGCCTATGACGATTACTATGCTTCTCTACAACACTGTAGATTCTTCTAAGACAGCAAACAATATTAAATAA
- the trpS gene encoding tryptophan--tRNA ligase, with translation MKILSGIQPSGRLHIGNYFGAMKQHLQLQDANDGFYFIAEYHALTSNPEPDTLRDYVFAVAADYLALGLNPEKTVFWRQTDVPEVVELMWLLSCVTPVGLMERCVSYKDKLAKGLSANHGLFTYPLLQAADILAFESDLVPVGADQKQHIEVTCDIAQKFNHLYGETFKIPKEYIIDSVAVVPGIDGQKMSKSYDNTIEIFEPEKKMRKKVMKIKTDSAGVDEPKNPDTCSVFALLKLFASEDELKEWDKKYREGGMGYGDAKKRLAELMLEFFKPYREKREELDKDPAYIEKVLKGGAERARAAAGETLARARHNIGIR, from the coding sequence ATGAAAATACTCTCAGGAATTCAGCCCTCAGGAAGGCTGCACATAGGAAATTATTTTGGTGCTATGAAACAGCACCTTCAGCTTCAGGACGCCAACGATGGGTTTTACTTTATCGCCGAATATCACGCCCTTACAAGCAATCCTGAGCCGGATACGCTCAGAGATTATGTTTTCGCTGTGGCTGCGGATTACCTTGCCCTTGGGCTGAATCCCGAGAAAACAGTATTCTGGCGGCAGACAGATGTGCCGGAGGTGGTGGAGCTTATGTGGCTCTTGTCCTGCGTTACCCCTGTAGGGCTTATGGAAAGGTGCGTAAGCTATAAGGACAAGCTAGCGAAGGGACTCTCCGCCAATCACGGCCTTTTCACCTATCCGCTCCTTCAGGCGGCGGATATCCTCGCCTTCGAGAGCGACCTTGTCCCAGTTGGTGCTGATCAGAAGCAGCATATTGAGGTTACTTGCGATATCGCCCAGAAGTTTAACCATCTCTACGGCGAAACCTTCAAGATACCAAAGGAATACATAATAGACTCTGTCGCTGTTGTTCCCGGAATCGACGGTCAGAAGATGAGCAAGAGCTACGACAACACCATCGAGATCTTCGAGCCGGAAAAGAAGATGCGCAAAAAGGTTATGAAGATTAAAACAGATTCTGCCGGCGTGGATGAACCGAAAAATCCTGATACTTGCAGCGTGTTTGCCCTGCTGAAGCTTTTCGCCTCTGAAGATGAGCTTAAAGAGTGGGACAAGAAATACCGTGAGGGAGGTATGGGCTATGGCGATGCCAAAAAACGCCTCGCAGAGCTGATGCTTGAATTTTTTAAGCCGTACAGAGAAAAACGCGAAGAGCTCGATAAAGACCCCGCATACATTGAGAAGGTGTTAAAAGGCGGCGCCGAGCGTGCAAGAGCCGCAGCAGGCGAAACCCTCGCAAGAGCAAGGCACAATATCGGCATAAGGTAG
- a CDS encoding zinc ribbon domain-containing protein — protein MGPLLEGLYKLQIEEDKLRGMNKRLERAQRAVVLQQDKLKELEEKHAETQEEIKKLKREADSLNLEIKSREETVEKYKTALNTARNNKEYAAILTELNTNKVDNSKLENKILEIYSLIEQKENECSEIEKQIEDQKKTINEVKEKASDKINECEASLEETRKNWEKAASEVDSETLEIFKRLADTYDGDAVAFIERADPKKNLFHCGGCFMALTNEVYNRLLSKDEIIRCPSCSRIIILNPEEEY, from the coding sequence ATGGGACCTTTACTCGAGGGACTTTACAAGCTGCAAATTGAAGAAGACAAGCTTCGAGGAATGAATAAACGTCTTGAACGTGCTCAACGGGCCGTAGTGCTTCAGCAGGACAAACTCAAAGAACTCGAAGAGAAACACGCCGAGACTCAGGAGGAAATCAAGAAACTCAAACGCGAAGCCGATTCTCTCAATCTCGAAATAAAAAGCAGAGAAGAAACTGTAGAGAAATATAAAACCGCACTCAATACTGCAAGAAACAACAAAGAGTATGCGGCAATCCTTACAGAGCTGAACACCAATAAAGTCGACAATTCTAAACTGGAAAACAAAATCCTTGAGATATATTCGCTTATAGAGCAGAAAGAGAATGAGTGCAGCGAAATAGAAAAGCAGATTGAAGACCAGAAAAAAACCATCAATGAGGTGAAGGAAAAAGCTTCCGATAAGATTAACGAATGCGAGGCCTCGCTTGAAGAAACAAGGAAGAACTGGGAGAAGGCTGCTTCAGAGGTGGATTCAGAAACGCTCGAAATATTCAAGAGACTGGCAGATACATATGATGGAGATGCTGTTGCATTCATTGAACGGGCAGATCCAAAGAAAAATCTTTTCCACTGCGGCGGCTGCTTTATGGCCTTGACAAACGAGGTTTACAACAGGCTGCTTTCTAAGGACGAGATAATCAGATGCCCCAGCTGCAGCAGAATCATAATACTGAACCCCGAAGAAGAATACTAA